The following proteins are co-located in the Pyricularia oryzae 70-15 chromosome 1, whole genome shotgun sequence genome:
- a CDS encoding 50S ribosomal protein L3, whose product MAPRLPSRCWSACHLQQRTSQFLLPHLDTAALRRPTISPSAGPSSSSSHLLLPRTTTRGVKYGWSNTLPKRGSKATRFNQVTAGLPAPTAGPAAALKRKENTTPVRAGVVAIKKGMTALFSRRGTRIPCTVLQLDSVQVLLNKTRENAGYFAVQVGAVPKRPSTALAPQLGYFEAKGVEPKQHVAEFRVRNEQGLLPVGVQLQPDWFHVGQWVDVRGTSRGMGFEGGMKRHGFSGQNKSHGNSLNHRTGGSVGPSQGSGSRVHPGKKMPGRMGGQSATAQNLSVLKVDNDLGIVVVKGAVAGPKGGMVKIQDAVLKPPPPEKWIRESLETLMKRHPNHDGFLEAARARHLELKEARRTHSVRKMVSPDQPRRNRLKPDPAVWGELAQL is encoded by the coding sequence ATGGCGCCCAGGCTGCCGTCCCGGTGCTGGTCGGCCTGCCACCTCCAGCAGCGGACATCCCAATTTCTCCTCCCACATCTCGACACTGCCGCCCTGAGGAGACCAACGATCAGCCCCTCCGCCGGCCCttcatcatcatcctcaCACCTCCTGCTGCCCCGAACGACGACCCGCGGTGTCAAGTATGGCTGGAGCAACACCCTCCCGAAGCGCGGCTCCAAGGCGACGCGGTTCAACCAGGTGACGGCTGGCCTGCCCGCACCCACTGCCGGccctgccgccgccctcAAGCGCAAGGAGAACACCACCCCAGTGCGCGCCGGCGTCGTTGCCATCAAGAAGGGCATGACGGCCCTCTTCAGCCGCCGCGGCACCCGCATCCCCTGCACCGTCCTGCAGCTGGACTCGGTCCAGGTCCTGCTAAACAAGACCCGCGAGAACGCCGGCTACTTTGCCGTCCAGGTTGGTGCCGTCCCCAAGCGGCCCTCCACCGCCCTCGCCCCCCAGCTGGGCTACTTTGAGGCCAAGGGCGTCGAGCCCAAGCAGCACGTCGCCGAGTTCCGCGTTCGCAACGAGCAGGGTCTGCTGCCCGTCGGTGTGCAGCTCCAGCCGGACTGGTTCCACGTCGGACAGTGGGTCGACGTGCGAGGCACCAGTCGCGGTATGGGTTTCGAGGGTGGCATGAAGAGGCACGGCTTCAGCGGTCAGAACAAGTCGCACGGTAACTCGCTCAACCACCGTACGGGCGGTTCCGTCGGTCCCTCGCAGGGTAGTGGTTCCAGGGTCCACCCGGGCAAGAAGATGCCCGGGCGCATGGGAGGTCAGTCGGCGACGGCCCAGAACCTGTCGGTGCTCAAGGTTGACAACGACCTgggcatcgtcgtcgtcaaggGCGCCGTCGCGGGCCCCAAGGGCGGCATGGTCAAGATCCAGGATGCCGTCCTGAAGCCGCCACCACCCGAGAAGTGGATCAGGGAGTCCCTCGAGACGCTGATGAAGCGCCACCCCAACCACGACGGCTTCTTGGAGGCTGCCAGGGCCAGGCATCTGGAGCTCAAGGAGGCTAGGCGGACTCACTCCGTTAGGAAAATGGTGTCGCCAGACCAGCCGAGGAGGAATCGTCTCAAGCCTGATCCTGCCGTTTGGGGAGAGTTGGCGCAGCTGTGA
- a CDS encoding cytochrome oxidase assembly — protein MISRIASRRSCLLLRTNASKSIGLVQRRGAASSPKLGDGPLMERRADRELPDPRTIGHRWSRSLPIFFILMAASSLAIFNYQKMSSPVVASTLYALRIHPDAREYLGDNIYFKQQIPWIRGEMNQMHGKIDVWFTVKGNRNSGVMRFTSRRPSSRAMFETTEWSLERDDGSKIDLLIDGDPFKGIQIGESLDNYYDDEDDAPQTRGFRK, from the exons ATGATCTCTAGGATAGCGAGCAGGAGATCCTGCTTATTGCTGAGGACAAACGCCTCAAAATCAATTGGACTGGTGCAAAGGCGAGGGGCAGCGAGCTCACCAAAGCTAGGAGATGGTCCCTTGATGGAGAGACGTGCGGATCGGGAGCTTCCTG atCCCCGAACAATCGGCCACCGGTGGTCGCGCAGTCTCCCCATCTTTTTCATCCTCATGGCCGCCAGCAGCCTCGCCATCTTCAACTATCAAAAGATGTCGAGCCCCGTGGTGGCCTCGACGCTGTACGCGCTGCGGATCCACCCGGACGCCCGCGAGTATCTGGGCGACAACATCTACTTCAAGCAGCAGATCCCCTGGATCAGGGGCGAGATGAACCAGATGCACGGCAAGATCGACGTCTGGTTCACCGTAAAGGGCAACAGGAACTCGGGCGTCATGCGCTTCACCAGCAGGCGTCCGTCGTCCAGGGCCATGTTTGAGACGACAGAGTGGAGCCTGGAGAGGGACGACGGCTCCAAGATCGACCTGCTCATCGACGGTGATCCCTTCAAGGGTATCCAGATCGGGGAGAGCTTGGACAACTATTacgacgatgaggacgatGCGCCGCAAACGAGGGGGTTCAGGAAGTAa